In the genome of Candidatus Ornithobacterium hominis, the window CTGTAAAATTATTTGCCCTGTATCGATGTTTTCATCAATGAAAAAAGTCGTAACGCCTGTGGTCTTCTCTCCATTGATGATTGCCCAATTAATCGGAGCGGCACCACGGTAATCAGGTAATAATGAGGCATGAAGATTAAATGTACCCTTTTTGGGCATTTGCCAAACTGCACGCGGAAGTTTACGAAAAGCTACCACTACAAAAACATCTGCTTGAAATTCTTCTAAAGCCTTTAAAAATTCCTTAGACTTTAATTTTTCTGGCTGCAGCAAAGCTAAATTATGAGCTTTGGCAAATTTTGCTACAGCTGGCGTATGAATTTTCCTGCCGCGCCCCGCTGACTTATCAGGCGCACTAACTACGGCTGAAACTTGAAATTTTTGCTCTAAAATGGCTTGCAAAATATGAACAGCAAAATCTGGCGTGCCAAAGAAAACTATTTTTAAAGATTTATTCATTTGCTATAAAAATTGGGTGGTGTAAATTTAATTTTTTCTTCATCAATTAATTTTTGAAGGCTCTGAAAAATTATATTTCTATCAAAATTTTTAAAGCCTTCTAAAATTTCTATTTCAGTCCTCACCGCTGAGGTCACAAATTTATATAAATCTTGTATTTCTAATTCTTGAGAGGATAAATTTGGCTTGCAAACGCTGCAAATACCACATCTTCTTTTACTTTTCTCATCAAAATAGCGAAGCAATAATTGACTTTTACAAACTGATTCGTTTTCAATAAAAAAGAATATATCATTCAAGCGTTTCCATTTCAGCAGCTGCTGTTCTCTAAATTCTTTCCACCAGAAAACCACTGCTGCATTGTCATCCCTTGGCTGCAAGAATTCGATTTTTACTACGGTGGCATCTCGGTAATAAATCAAACTTCTTTCGTTTAACTCATTCAAATATTCTTTCAATAAAGATTTACTGATTTTCAATCGATTAGAAACCCTGTATTCATCAATCGGCTGAGGTTTATCAAAGATTCCGCCAAAATTCCGAGCTAAGTAATCTAGCACATGATATTTGGGCTGATGAATATTGGGCAAATCGGTATTTCTTACCAAAATCTTAACTAAACTTTGCCGCTGATTTTTATGAATTTTTATGATTTCTTTTTTTTCTAGAAATTGAAGAATCAAGCGTACTTTTTGCTTATGGAAATGGTAAACTTCTCTAAATTTTTTCTCAGAAAATCCTTTTTGCCCTTCAGCTAATTCATTATTAGCAATTTGGAAATAGCCATACAATTTCAGCACAATCGTAAGGAACTCATTCTTATCAGGATTTGAAGCTTTAAAAGATTGAAGACTATTTTTTTTATCCCTTTCATTATAAAAGAGGATTCCTGCAGCAAATTTACCATCTCTCCCCGCTCGCCCCACTTCTTGGAAGTAAGATTCAATCGTATTGGGCGTATGCATGTGGTAAACTCGGCGCACATTTGGCTTGTCTATTCCCATACCAAAGGCATTGGTACTTACCAAAATTTTTTGGTCACTGTGGATAAAGGTTTTTTGTTTTTCATTTTTTTCTTCGGGAGAAAGACGTGCATGGAAAAAATCAGCATCAAAAGATTTCTC includes:
- a CDS encoding RecQ family ATP-dependent DNA helicase — protein: MKKYWGHDEFRSPQAEIIETIYSGKDCFALLPTGGGKSLCFQIPILMQKGICVVISPLIALMKDQIQQLKKRGIKAELLSSEIPLPDQERILNNCRFGKVKLLYVSPERIESEHFIERLADLNLRYFAVDEAHCISEWGHDFRPSYLRLKKLKEFSPSTPILALTATATQKTIEDIIKELQLSDCRIFRKSLERENLAYRIYKTDDKINDLLYFLRQKNESSIVFAKTREETYEWAKILNEKSFDADFFHARLSPEEKNEKQKTFIHSDQKILVSTNAFGMGIDKPNVRRVYHMHTPNTIESYFQEVGRAGRDGKFAAGILFYNERDKKNSLQSFKASNPDKNEFLTIVLKLYGYFQIANNELAEGQKGFSEKKFREVYHFHKQKVRLILQFLEKKEIIKIHKNQRQSLVKILVRNTDLPNIHQPKYHVLDYLARNFGGIFDKPQPIDEYRVSNRLKISKSLLKEYLNELNERSLIYYRDATVVKIEFLQPRDDNAAVVFWWKEFREQQLLKWKRLNDIFFFIENESVCKSQLLLRYFDEKSKRRCGICSVCKPNLSSQELEIQDLYKFVTSAVRTEIEILEGFKNFDRNIIFQSLQKLIDEEKIKFTPPNFYSK